A window of Candidatus Izemoplasma sp. contains these coding sequences:
- the oraE gene encoding D-ornithine 4,5-aminomutase subunit OraE, whose translation MLKPNEKLDIRHILNDLDTYKPKRKGWVWRDVGPQQIGPFIYKQASPSLKNYVPLMGAHSVGNIDPQPDSVITTEIASGRFEDDIRRMRMAAYHGADHVMVIRTAGQSHFDGLLEGTPQGIGGIPVTRKQLRAQRKALDLIEEEVGRPINYHSYVSGVAGPEIAVLFTEEGVNGAHQDPQYNVLYRNINMMRSFVDAAESKRVMAYGEIAQIDGAHNANATARDAWKVMPELLVQHGINSVFSEKCGIKSEDICLSTVPPAAPPTPDLKLNLPYAVALREFFSEYKMRAQMNTKYMESSTREATVTHVLNLLISRLTSADIQSTITPDEGRNVPWHIYNIEALDTAKQAMIGMDDLLSMVAIKDTGYLHDKKREIQERAILMMEEILELGGYFKAVEAGMFVDSGEYPERHDDGIKRDINGGVGNGTVVLRDNDYMAPVTAHYGYNNVEQYDVACKDNPSELINGCTFEVRDKIQYIDELDETDNVYLRLDETEKYRKGDIVKPEVEWLGDGTVVVDLFFPIEKRIAEAAAIKTGQEMNLSDVEVIHLEALHPSEGTRVQIKGKFNVDIKIDDLVLPEEMKTHSEDEVFAYMKEHNISVVAGTAGNDEHSVGIREVLDIKHGGIEKYGINYTYLGTSVPIEKFVDAAIETDSRVIMMSTIISHDDIHYKNMRKLHNYAVEKGVRDQLILLAGGTQVTPEIARENKMDQGFGRGTKGIHIASYILDKHKEMMSDDR comes from the coding sequence ATGCTTAAACCAAATGAAAAACTCGATATTAGACATATTTTAAATGATTTAGATACCTATAAGCCGAAACGTAAAGGTTGGGTTTGGCGTGATGTTGGACCTCAACAAATTGGACCATTTATATATAAACAAGCATCACCATCATTAAAAAACTATGTCCCATTAATGGGAGCGCATAGTGTTGGCAATATTGATCCACAACCTGATAGTGTCATCACTACAGAGATTGCTAGTGGCCGATTTGAAGATGACATTCGTCGGATGAGAATGGCAGCTTATCACGGTGCTGATCATGTTATGGTAATACGTACTGCCGGACAGTCACATTTTGATGGGTTGTTAGAAGGGACACCTCAAGGAATCGGGGGAATTCCTGTGACACGTAAACAATTGCGTGCGCAAAGGAAAGCCTTAGATTTAATTGAAGAAGAAGTGGGAAGACCCATTAACTATCATTCTTATGTGAGTGGTGTTGCTGGTCCGGAAATAGCCGTTTTATTCACAGAAGAAGGCGTTAATGGGGCTCATCAAGACCCTCAATATAACGTTCTTTATCGTAATATTAATATGATGAGAAGTTTTGTTGATGCGGCTGAGAGTAAACGTGTTATGGCCTATGGTGAGATTGCCCAGATTGATGGTGCACACAATGCTAATGCGACAGCTAGAGATGCATGGAAAGTGATGCCAGAGTTACTAGTGCAGCATGGAATCAACTCAGTATTTAGTGAAAAGTGTGGTATCAAGTCTGAGGATATTTGTTTATCAACCGTACCACCAGCTGCGCCACCAACCCCTGACCTGAAGCTAAATTTACCTTATGCAGTTGCCTTGCGAGAATTCTTTAGTGAGTATAAAATGCGTGCCCAAATGAATACAAAATATATGGAATCATCAACAAGAGAAGCCACAGTAACACATGTTTTAAATCTTCTTATATCACGGTTAACAAGTGCCGACATACAAAGTACAATTACACCTGATGAAGGACGTAATGTACCTTGGCATATTTACAATATTGAAGCCTTAGATACCGCTAAACAAGCCATGATAGGTATGGATGATTTATTGAGTATGGTCGCAATAAAGGATACAGGATACTTACATGATAAAAAACGTGAGATCCAAGAACGTGCGATTTTAATGATGGAAGAAATTCTTGAATTAGGTGGGTATTTTAAAGCTGTTGAAGCAGGGATGTTTGTCGATAGTGGTGAATACCCAGAACGCCATGATGATGGAATTAAGCGGGATATCAATGGTGGTGTAGGTAATGGCACAGTCGTCTTACGTGACAATGATTATATGGCCCCAGTTACTGCCCATTATGGATACAATAATGTTGAACAATATGATGTAGCGTGCAAAGATAATCCGTCCGAATTAATTAATGGTTGTACCTTTGAAGTACGCGATAAAATTCAATATATTGATGAGCTAGATGAGACAGACAATGTGTATCTTCGTCTAGATGAGACTGAGAAATATCGTAAAGGGGATATCGTAAAGCCAGAAGTAGAGTGGCTTGGCGATGGTACAGTAGTAGTTGATTTATTCTTCCCTATTGAAAAACGTATTGCTGAGGCTGCGGCTATTAAAACAGGTCAAGAAATGAATTTGAGCGATGTCGAAGTTATTCATTTAGAGGCGTTACATCCATCTGAAGGAACACGTGTTCAAATTAAAGGGAAATTTAATGTAGATATAAAAATAGATGACCTTGTATTGCCAGAGGAAATGAAGACTCACTCTGAAGATGAGGTCTTTGCATATATGAAAGAGCATAATATTAGTGTTGTCGCAGGAACGGCAGGAAATGACGAACACAGTGTGGGAATCCGTGAGGTATTAGATATTAAACACGGTGGAATAGAGAAATATGGTATTAATTATACGTATCTCGGAACCAGTGTTCCCATTGAGAAATTCGTCGATGCGGCTATAGAAACAGATTCACGTGTAATCATGATGTCTACTATTATAAGTCATGATGACATTCACTATAAAAATATGCGCAAATTACATAACTATGCGGTTGAAAAGGGTGTAAGA
- a CDS encoding ornithine aminomutase subunit alpha — protein sequence MKERNDDFQRRRKHLTDMSDEKLKAYFFELAEKITDPLLDLAYHNTSKSIERSILLRMGFSSPEAKAIVDVLNEHNLLRKGAGHCVFKIHKEFNIPLREAGIKIQDGTHLDYLIEVFNHA from the coding sequence TGATGATTTTCAACGTCGTAGAAAACACTTAACAGATATGAGTGATGAGAAACTTAAAGCCTATTTCTTTGAACTCGCTGAGAAAATTACAGATCCTTTACTTGACTTAGCATATCACAATACATCTAAATCTATTGAACGGAGTATCCTTCTAAGAATGGGATTCTCATCACCTGAAGCTAAAGCAATAGTAGATGTCTTAAACGAACATAATTTGTTAAGAAAAGGTGCTGGACACTGTGTTTTTAAAATACATAAAGAATTTAATATACCCTTACGCGAGGCAGGTATTAAAATCCAAGATGGTACACACCTAGACTATTTGATAGAGGTGTTTAATCATGCTTAA